In Thermodesulfovibrionales bacterium, one genomic interval encodes:
- a CDS encoding STAS domain-containing protein, producing MSGTIAFKDRLTINEVSGGMNALKATLASCDEVVVDATGVREIDVSAVQLLIAVKKECSRRGKKLILNTSDAVGNLMTLFGIPL from the coding sequence TGTCAGGAACGATAGCATTCAAGGACAGGCTGACGATCAACGAAGTTTCAGGAGGCATGAATGCCCTTAAGGCCACGCTCGCGAGCTGCGACGAGGTGGTCGTTGATGCCACGGGTGTCAGGGAAATCGATGTTTCGGCAGTCCAACTGCTCATCGCGGTTAAGAAAGAATGCAGCCGCAGAGGGAAGAAACTGATCTTAAATACCTCAGATGCGGTGGGAAACCTCATGACACTATTCGGAATTCCCCTGTAA